Proteins from a genomic interval of Pseudodesulfovibrio nedwellii:
- the coaBC gene encoding bifunctional phosphopantothenoylcysteine decarboxylase/phosphopantothenate--cysteine ligase CoaBC, with protein MQPHYTFAGFMGKRVHLGVTGSIAAYKVLDLVRSFQEADCMVSATLTESCTRFIQPLSFEALGASPVYTRMFKDTLGSETAFDHLEPGQVADVMVIAPASANTIAKLAFGLADDMLSCQALAFPGPKLIAPAMNPRMWSAPATQRNWAMLEELGYIRIQPESGHVACGDTGTGRLPSVDEILIATLKAISPQDLVGKKVLITLGPTREPWDAVRFWSNPSSGTMGACMAMAAYLRGADVTVVTGPTALSFPAGISRVSVTTAHQMFEACTDLWPGTDMGCLTAAVADYRPVPFGNEKFKKTTSDGSGITVAFEANQDILKTLGSTKKTSQKLIGFAAETSNIRDEAARKLETKNLDLIAANDISKSGSGFGVATNQMFVLDAQGRKELWPQLPKTEVAWRLWDHLLLD; from the coding sequence ATGCAACCGCATTACACATTTGCCGGATTTATGGGCAAGCGTGTCCATCTCGGCGTTACCGGTTCAATTGCCGCCTACAAGGTGCTTGATCTGGTGCGTTCGTTTCAGGAGGCCGACTGCATGGTTTCGGCGACCCTGACTGAGTCGTGTACCCGGTTCATTCAGCCTTTGAGCTTTGAGGCATTGGGTGCTTCGCCGGTCTATACGCGTATGTTCAAGGACACTCTTGGTTCGGAGACGGCTTTCGATCATCTTGAACCCGGACAGGTCGCTGATGTCATGGTCATCGCCCCTGCTTCCGCCAATACCATAGCCAAGCTTGCTTTTGGTTTGGCAGATGACATGCTTTCTTGTCAGGCTCTCGCGTTTCCTGGCCCCAAGCTTATCGCACCAGCTATGAATCCTCGCATGTGGTCGGCTCCGGCTACTCAGCGTAATTGGGCCATGCTTGAAGAGTTGGGGTATATTCGCATTCAGCCTGAGTCCGGGCATGTAGCCTGTGGCGATACCGGCACTGGCCGTTTGCCTTCTGTTGATGAAATTTTAATTGCGACATTGAAGGCCATCAGCCCTCAGGATCTTGTCGGTAAAAAGGTGCTTATCACGCTTGGGCCGACCCGAGAGCCGTGGGATGCTGTACGATTCTGGTCCAATCCGTCGAGTGGCACCATGGGCGCATGCATGGCCATGGCAGCTTATTTGCGCGGCGCTGATGTCACTGTTGTAACCGGTCCTACTGCCCTTTCTTTTCCTGCTGGAATTTCCAGAGTGTCTGTCACTACGGCACATCAGATGTTTGAAGCCTGTACGGATTTGTGGCCTGGAACGGACATGGGTTGCCTGACAGCCGCTGTGGCGGATTACCGTCCTGTTCCTTTTGGCAATGAGAAATTTAAGAAGACGACATCTGACGGGTCCGGTATAACTGTTGCGTTTGAGGCTAATCAGGACATTTTGAAAACTCTTGGTTCGACCAAAAAGACTTCTCAAAAATTGATTGGTTTTGCCGCTGAGACCAGTAACATTAGGGATGAAGCTGCGCGCAAACTTGAGACGAAGAATCTTGATCTTATTGCAGCTAATGACATTTCCAAATCTGGCAGCGGATTCGGTGTGGCTACAAACCAAATGTTTGTATTGGATGCACAGGGTCGCAAAGAGTTGTGGCCGCAGTTGCCAAAAACTGAAGTGGCGTGGAGATTATGGGATCACCTTCTGCTCGACTGA
- the queA gene encoding tRNA preQ1(34) S-adenosylmethionine ribosyltransferase-isomerase QueA, giving the protein MEIPEDYLLESYNYDLPEKQIAQEPADRRDGSRLLVLNRKAETTTPSTFKDLLDHLPDNALLVANNSRVIPARIFGTKATGGRVEFLLLTPLPLISPTEKDGWMTASVEGLLRASKTPKPGSTITFADDFRLVTDTAGEFGRWQVELQWKGDLTELFTQHGHLPLPPYIKRPDCEADRERYQTTYANESKTGSVAAPTAGLHFTPEIREKIKSKGIEWAEVTLYVGYGTFSPVRAKDIRDHSMHSEYIEVPETTAEAILKAKAEGRPVIAVGTTSARTMEGMVRESGRIGKYEGETNIFISPGYDFKVIDGILTNFHLPESSLIIMISALAGRKTILSAYEVALKNGFRFFSYGDAMLII; this is encoded by the coding sequence ATGGAAATACCTGAAGATTACCTGCTTGAAAGCTACAATTATGACCTTCCCGAGAAACAGATTGCCCAGGAACCGGCTGATCGTCGCGATGGCTCACGCCTTCTGGTACTGAACCGTAAGGCCGAAACAACGACGCCTTCCACGTTCAAAGACCTACTGGATCACTTGCCTGACAATGCCTTGCTCGTGGCCAACAATTCCCGCGTCATTCCTGCTCGCATATTCGGCACCAAGGCGACCGGTGGCAGAGTGGAATTTCTGCTGCTCACGCCGCTGCCGCTCATTAGTCCAACAGAAAAAGATGGATGGATGACCGCTTCAGTCGAAGGCTTGCTTCGCGCATCCAAGACACCCAAACCCGGGTCCACCATCACCTTTGCCGACGATTTTCGTCTGGTCACAGACACGGCAGGGGAATTTGGGCGTTGGCAGGTTGAATTGCAATGGAAGGGCGACCTAACAGAATTATTCACCCAACACGGCCATCTCCCGCTTCCGCCCTACATCAAACGGCCTGACTGCGAAGCAGACAGGGAGCGCTATCAGACAACGTATGCCAATGAATCCAAAACCGGGTCTGTGGCTGCTCCCACAGCGGGACTGCATTTCACGCCCGAAATACGCGAAAAGATCAAGAGTAAAGGCATTGAGTGGGCTGAGGTCACACTCTATGTCGGATACGGAACGTTCAGTCCGGTCAGGGCCAAAGACATTCGTGACCACAGCATGCACTCCGAATACATCGAGGTACCTGAAACAACCGCCGAAGCCATTCTCAAGGCAAAAGCGGAAGGTCGTCCCGTCATAGCGGTTGGTACCACGAGTGCCCGCACCATGGAGGGTATGGTTCGTGAATCTGGCCGAATCGGAAAATATGAAGGTGAAACAAATATTTTCATATCACCGGGCTATGATTTTAAGGTCATTGACGGTATCCTGACCAACTTCCATTTGCCAGAATCGTCGCTCATCATTATGATCTCGGCTCTCGCTGGAAGAAAAACCATTCTCTCAGCCTATGAGGTTGCTCTGAAAAACGGCTTTCGCTTTTTCTCCTATGGAGATGCGATGCTTATCATATAG
- a CDS encoding 4Fe-4S binding protein, which produces MSRIEVQEDRCKGCLLCTTVCPVDIIVQSDRFNVSGYKVAEVPEADADKCTGCASCAMICPDVAITVYRTPKKKGGK; this is translated from the coding sequence ATGTCTCGAATCGAGGTCCAGGAAGATAGGTGCAAAGGATGTTTGCTCTGCACCACCGTCTGCCCTGTTGACATCATCGTCCAGTCGGACCGGTTCAACGTCAGCGGCTACAAAGTTGCTGAGGTACCCGAAGCTGATGCGGACAAATGTACCGGTTGCGCATCCTGCGCCATGATCTGCCCAGATGTGGCGATCACCGTTTACCGCACCCCAAAAAAGAAGGGGGGCAAATAA
- a CDS encoding 3-methyl-2-oxobutanoate dehydrogenase subunit VorB, with protein MTQKAERIFVKGNEAIARGALAAKCQCFFGYPITPQNDIPEFMSSEMIKAGGDFVQAESEVAAANMLLGAGATGIRAMTSSSSPGMSLKQEAISYMAGSEVPAVIVNMNRGGPGLGDIGPAQGDYYQSTRGGGHGDYRHFTFGPGTVQEAYDLTIRAFDIAFEHRTPVLILGDAILGQMKEPITPWEPEGVESEGGHDWAINGRDDGREKRLIKSLFLQEGELAEQNKHLQAKYDSWTDLAECEEFETEDADLVICAYGSIGRIAKSAVRKFRKEGKKVGLFRPITLYPFPSAQLKALADQGKRFLTIEHNLGQMLDDVRLAIRTVTDSDFYPIYPGNLPTPDELEEPILKSLEGK; from the coding sequence ATGACCCAAAAAGCAGAACGCATTTTTGTTAAAGGTAACGAAGCTATTGCACGCGGCGCTCTGGCTGCCAAGTGTCAATGTTTCTTCGGCTATCCGATCACGCCCCAGAACGACATCCCGGAATTCATGTCTTCGGAAATGATCAAGGCTGGCGGCGATTTCGTCCAAGCTGAATCCGAAGTGGCCGCAGCAAACATGCTGCTCGGTGCCGGTGCTACCGGTATCCGCGCCATGACTTCCTCCTCTTCACCGGGCATGTCCCTGAAGCAGGAAGCCATCTCATACATGGCCGGCTCCGAAGTCCCGGCGGTTATCGTCAACATGAACCGTGGTGGACCGGGTCTCGGTGACATCGGTCCGGCTCAGGGTGACTACTACCAGTCCACCCGAGGCGGCGGTCACGGTGATTATCGTCACTTCACCTTCGGCCCCGGCACTGTCCAGGAAGCCTACGACCTGACCATCCGCGCCTTTGATATCGCCTTTGAGCACCGCACACCGGTTCTCATCCTTGGTGATGCCATTCTCGGTCAGATGAAAGAACCCATCACTCCGTGGGAACCCGAAGGAGTTGAATCTGAAGGCGGACATGATTGGGCAATCAACGGTCGTGATGACGGTCGCGAAAAGCGTCTCATCAAATCCCTCTTCCTTCAGGAAGGTGAACTGGCCGAACAGAACAAACATTTGCAAGCCAAGTACGACTCCTGGACCGATCTGGCCGAATGCGAAGAGTTTGAAACCGAAGACGCCGATCTCGTTATCTGCGCATACGGCTCCATCGGCCGCATCGCCAAATCCGCCGTCCGCAAGTTCCGCAAGGAAGGCAAAAAAGTCGGCTTGTTCCGTCCCATCACGCTGTACCCGTTCCCGTCTGCACAGCTCAAGGCACTCGCAGACCAAGGCAAGCGTTTCCTGACCATCGAACACAACCTGGGCCAGATGCTCGACGATGTCCGCCTCGCTATCCGTACAGTGACCGATTCAGACTTCTATCCCATCTATCCCGGCAACCTGCCCACCCCGGACGAGCTCGAGGAGCCAATCCTCAAAAGCCTGGAGGGTAAATAA
- a CDS encoding thiamine pyrophosphate-dependent enzyme produces MSEINEKIVFEKPESVIDRPTHYCPGCHHGIAHRLIGELLDEMNLAEKTLMTTSIGCSVFLYNYLNVDAVEAPHGRAPAVATGVKRARPDHFVFTYQGDGDLASIGMAEIMHAANRGEKMCVIFVNNTVYGMTGGQMAPTTLIGQTTTTTPAGRCMTHEGAPIRMTEIIASLGGVAFAARGSLDSVKNIRKAKKYIKKAFEFQVNNTGFGFVELLSGCPTNWKMTPLQANERIQKEMIPYFPLGIYKDVSEEGGVC; encoded by the coding sequence ATGTCAGAAATAAATGAAAAAATAGTATTCGAAAAGCCAGAATCCGTCATTGACCGGCCCACCCATTACTGTCCCGGCTGCCATCACGGCATCGCCCACAGACTGATCGGTGAGCTGCTCGACGAAATGAACCTGGCCGAAAAGACCCTTATGACAACCTCCATTGGTTGCTCGGTCTTCCTCTACAATTACCTGAACGTGGATGCTGTCGAAGCTCCCCATGGTCGCGCGCCTGCTGTCGCCACCGGCGTCAAACGTGCTCGCCCCGACCATTTCGTTTTCACCTATCAGGGTGACGGCGACCTGGCTTCCATCGGCATGGCCGAAATCATGCACGCCGCCAACCGTGGCGAAAAAATGTGTGTAATTTTCGTCAACAACACAGTCTACGGCATGACTGGCGGCCAGATGGCCCCAACCACACTCATTGGTCAGACAACGACAACTACCCCCGCAGGGCGTTGCATGACCCACGAGGGTGCGCCCATCCGCATGACTGAAATCATCGCCTCCCTTGGTGGTGTCGCCTTTGCCGCACGCGGTTCTCTCGACTCGGTCAAGAACATCCGTAAAGCCAAAAAATACATAAAAAAAGCCTTCGAATTCCAGGTCAACAACACCGGATTCGGCTTTGTCGAACTGCTCTCCGGCTGCCCGACCAACTGGAAAATGACGCCGCTGCAAGCCAACGAACGTATCCAGAAGGAAATGATCCCATACTTCCCACTCGGCATCTACAAGGATGTGTCTGAGGAAGGGGGTGTCTGCTAA
- a CDS encoding 2-oxoacid:acceptor oxidoreductase family protein has translation MRYIDSIIAGFGGQGVMLIGNLLAYAGMKDGLNVTYIPVYGPEMRGGTANCTVVLSQEDIGSPIIHRPKSLIAMNRPSLDKFQTRVEDGGVHIINSSLIDMELADTDRLKCYGVPCNEIADKLGNTRMANMVAIGAFVQATGIISLDAVIGSLENVISARYHKLIPANTEAIKAGAKHVS, from the coding sequence ATGCGTTACATAGATTCCATTATCGCGGGTTTCGGCGGCCAGGGCGTCATGCTCATTGGCAATCTGCTGGCCTACGCAGGCATGAAAGACGGCCTTAACGTCACCTACATCCCGGTCTACGGCCCGGAAATGCGTGGCGGTACCGCCAACTGCACAGTCGTGCTTTCCCAAGAAGACATTGGCTCGCCCATCATTCACAGGCCCAAATCGCTCATCGCCATGAACCGCCCGTCTCTGGACAAGTTCCAGACACGTGTAGAAGACGGCGGAGTGCATATCATCAACTCCTCGCTCATCGACATGGAGTTGGCTGATACTGATCGTCTGAAATGCTACGGCGTTCCCTGCAACGAGATCGCCGACAAGCTGGGTAACACCCGCATGGCCAATATGGTCGCCATCGGTGCATTTGTGCAGGCTACCGGAATCATATCTCTCGACGCCGTCATCGGCTCCCTTGAGAACGTGATCTCCGCGCGCTATCACAAGCTCATTCCCGCCAACACAGAAGCCATCAAGGCCGGCGCCAAGCACGTCAGCTAG
- a CDS encoding RHS repeat domain-containing protein yields the protein MIPYSYSLKHDQNGRIMEKTETVSGKAVVWKYSYDKKGRLQEAHLDGRLICQCHYDKEGRRMRDYLPTTAGANYRDYTYTMENRLLRAGNNSYTHDDSGFRSIWSHGGTYYLYKYSHDYRLLRMEVEDQNRVFTYRHDDNGQRIAKYCNGQLVEAYAWLDFVRLVGFHDGQHGYEFAYQDETRTPYAMRRDDGVIAYLFYDQVGSLRVVADLESNVIQEILYDPFGGIIEDTQPDLHIPIGYARGLHDRDLGFVRFGWRDYDANTSRWTAPYPIGDKGGDSDWYGYCLDDPMNSVDPLGLILCKVSLTLAANILAFMKGSPYWHMANVDYQMASAKVPCMG from the coding sequence ATGATTCCATATTCCTATTCACTCAAGCACGACCAAAATGGTCGCATTATGGAAAAAACCGAAACTGTGAGCGGCAAGGCTGTCGTATGGAAATATTCATATGACAAAAAAGGTCGGCTGCAGGAAGCGCATCTTGACGGGCGACTGATCTGTCAGTGCCACTATGACAAAGAAGGGCGCCGCATGCGCGATTACCTTCCGACCACAGCTGGCGCGAACTACCGGGATTACACCTACACCATGGAGAACCGGCTGCTTCGGGCTGGAAATAATTCGTACACACACGATGATAGCGGATTCCGGTCCATCTGGTCCCATGGCGGCACCTATTATCTATACAAATATTCGCACGATTACCGCCTGCTCAGGATGGAGGTGGAAGATCAGAATCGGGTCTTCACCTACCGTCATGACGACAACGGCCAACGCATTGCCAAGTATTGCAACGGCCAGTTGGTCGAGGCATACGCATGGCTCGATTTCGTCCGCCTTGTCGGCTTTCATGACGGACAACACGGATACGAATTCGCCTATCAGGACGAAACCCGCACCCCATACGCAATGCGCCGGGATGATGGAGTAATCGCCTACCTCTTCTATGACCAAGTTGGAAGTCTCCGAGTCGTTGCCGACCTGGAAAGCAATGTGATACAGGAAATTCTGTACGATCCATTTGGCGGCATCATTGAAGACACTCAACCGGACCTGCACATCCCAATCGGCTATGCCCGAGGCCTGCACGACCGCGACCTCGGCTTCGTCCGCTTCGGCTGGCGCGACTACGATGCAAACACCAGCAGATGGACCGCCCCGTACCCCATCGGCGACAAAGGTGGCGACTCAGATTGGTATGGGTATTGTCTGGATGATCCGATGAACAGTGTAGACCCATTGGGGTTGATCCTATGCAAGGTCTCATTAACCTTGGCGGCCAATATATTGGCATTCATGAAAGGCTCCCCATATTGGCACATGGCCAATGTGGATTACCAGATGGCGTCGGCCAAAGTCCCTTGCATGGGGTAG